The DNA region CGGGAATAAGGATGCTGATCTTCTTTTTCTTGCTCATAGTAGCTCTATTATATCACCCCACGCTCTTGATCAGCTCTGTTATGCTAGTGAAGGTCTTCGCTCCTGCGCGCCTTAGGGCCTCAGTTTTGGCTGAGGCAGACTCGTTACTGTCGCTTAGTATGGCACCCGCATGACCAAGCTGAACATCTTTTGGGGCATGGTGCCCAACGACATACGCATAGACAGGTTTTGTCACGCGCTGCTTTATATATGCGGCTGCCTCGTGTTCACTGGACCCTCCGATTTCCCCGATTAACACAATTGATGTGACACTCGGGTCGTCCTCAAAAAGCGCTAGGCACTCCGTGAAGCCTATACCATGAACTCGATCACCTCCTATCCCGATAATATAACGCTGACCGGTATTTCTCGCAGTAAGGCCGGCGGTAACTTCGTAGGTTAATGTGCCCGAACGACTCACGATACCAACGCTGCCAGGAAGCCCAAGTTGGGCTGGTATAATACCTAGTTTATTTCCGCCTGGAATGAGAATGCCTGGACAGTTAGGCCCAATAAGTGTGCAATTATTTTGCTTAGCTTTTTTAAGAATGTCGAGCATATCGTGGATGGGAATTCCTTCGGTGATACAAATGATAAGGGGGATTTTGGCATTTATGGCTTCGATAATGGCTGCTTTAGCAAAAGCGGCGGGCACGAAGACGACACTGGTGTCGATCATGAAA from Candidatus Saccharimonadales bacterium includes:
- the sucD gene encoding succinate--CoA ligase subunit alpha, with the translated sequence MDRQLLEGKNVIIQGITGAHGSFHAAAMRANGTHVIAGTSPNKAGQFVDGIPVYETIEDIQKDFMIDTSVVFVPAAFAKAAIIEAINAKIPLIICITEGIPIHDMLDILKKAKQNNCTLIGPNCPGILIPGGNKLGIIPAQLGLPGSVGIVSRSGTLTYEVTAGLTARNTGQRYIIGIGGDRVHGIGFTECLALFEDDPSVTSIVLIGEIGGSSEHEAAAYIKQRVTKPVYAYVVGHHAPKDVQLGHAGAILSDSNESASAKTEALRRAGAKTFTSITELIKSVG